Sequence from the Candidatus Neomarinimicrobiota bacterium genome:
TCTAGATCTCATCTCCAAGATTCTTCCATCAGTCGATTTAGTATCCCGCCAGGAGCGTGAAGCAATAAAATTACTTCAAGAGAAATATAAGCACAATGTTTCCAGACTCCCTGAAACAGTATATCGACAGGAATTAGATAGATTGGGTATTGATTTAAGCTGGAAATCATCTCAGATAGAAGGCAATACCTACTCACTGTTGGAAACAGAACAACTTTTAAAAGATCATTTGGAGGCGCGAGGCAAGAAAAAAGAAGAAGCCCAAATGCTGTTGAATCATAAAATAGCTCTGGACTATATCATTGAAAATTCAGATTATTTTAAGGAACTCACCGTTTCTAAAATTGAAGAGGTTCACAGGCTATTGGTTAAGGATTTGGGAATTGACCCCAATATTCGTGAAACCATGGTAGGAATCACAGGCACGAATTATCGACCTCTGGATAACAAATTTCAAATCAAAGAAGCCCTCATTGAGATGTGCCAACTGGTGAATGCTAAACAGGATGTTTTTGAGAAAACCTTGTTGGTACTAAGCCTGATTTCCTATATCCAGCCTTTTTCTGATGGAAATAAACGGACTGCCAGGCTCATCAGCAATGCCATTTTATTGAGCTGGGGTGCTTGTCCGCTTTCTTTCAGGTCAGTTGATCCCATCGATTACAAAAAAGCGTTACTCCTCTTCTATGAGCAGAATAGTCTGCAGGCGTTTAAATCTATGCTCATGGACCAATATGAGTTTGCCGTAAATACCTACTTCTAATTTTGAATTTCCCCACCAATCATCCATATAGAGGCTATGTGAAAACTTCATTGCGCCGGAACAATTGCTTGCTAATATTGACGGCCTCGCAAAAAGCGCCTCGCGCGCAGAGCGTTACATTGAGCCTGTCGAAATGACGCAAAGTGTTGATATATATGAATTTAGGCTTGTTCATTATATGTGGTTGTATTTATTGGTTTTAGGGCACATTTCATGAATTCTCAGATACTTCTAGCGGTTTCGTCAATATTAGCTTTAGTTA
This genomic interval carries:
- a CDS encoding Fic family protein codes for the protein MVIDKINKKIIDHVLNNPNMSSSEIHSGLDLDIGLVTIKRRLSKCVALGFLQIVGVGRATKYTVHPGYKLFYPYEVEAYFQEEVDERIIHKQFNLDLISKILPSVDLVSRQEREAIKLLQEKYKHNVSRLPETVYRQELDRLGIDLSWKSSQIEGNTYSLLETEQLLKDHLEARGKKKEEAQMLLNHKIALDYIIENSDYFKELTVSKIEEVHRLLVKDLGIDPNIRETMVGITGTNYRPLDNKFQIKEALIEMCQLVNAKQDVFEKTLLVLSLISYIQPFSDGNKRTARLISNAILLSWGACPLSFRSVDPIDYKKALLLFYEQNSLQAFKSMLMDQYEFAVNTYF